Below is a genomic region from Paraburkholderia sp. BL23I1N1.
GCGCGAGCCGCCGCACTTCGCCCGCGTCGTAGAGCCGATGCTTGCCGTGCGCATCCGGCGATGAGCTCAGCATGCCACGGCTGACATACGCATACAGGGTCGGCAGGCTGATGCCGAGCGTGGCGGCGGCTTCGGCGGCGGTCAGGGAATGGGAGGGTGGCATGGAAACGTGTGGAAACCGAAGAAATCAATATATATTGATTATCATAATCAAGATTGATTGCGGCAAGGCGAAATTCTAGACTCGGTTCACTTTCTTCCTGTTCTGACTTTCGACACGCGCAACCCGAACGAGATGAACGACATGAACACCATGACGCCTGAACTCGCGCTCAACCATATCTGGACAACAGCGGGATGCGACCCGACTGCGCTGAGGTCCGTTTCGCTTGCCGGCACTGATCCGGGCTTGCCGTCGGTCTATCGGGTCGGCACGTTGGCCTCGGCGACCATCGCCGCGACTGGTCTTGCGGCTGCCGAATACCATCGCTTGCGCACGGGGCGCCGCCAACGCGTCACGGTGGAGATGCGGCGCGCGCTCACCTCGTTTCGCAGCGAGCGCTATCTGCGCATCGACGAGGGGCCGCCGCCCGCCTTGCGTGATCCGGTGATGGGCTTTTACGCGACGCGGGACGATCGCTGGATTCAACTGCACACGAACTTTCCGCATCATCTTGCAGGGGTGTTGAAGGTGCTTGGCTGCGCGAACGATCGCGCGGCGGTGGCCGAGGCGATTCGCGGCTGGGATGGCGCGACGCTTGACCAGACGCTGGCCGACGCCGGTTTGTGCGCCGCCCTGATTCGCTCGCCCGACGAGTGGGCCGCGCTCGATCAGGCGAAAGCAGTTGCGGGCCTGCCGTTGTTCGAGATCGAGCGCATCGGCGACGCGCCGGTCGAGCCGCCGCGCCGGGACGGTGCCGAGCGGCCGCTGGGGGGGGTGCGGGTGCTCGACTTGTCGCGGATCATTGCCGGGCCGGTGGCAGGGCGCGCGCTCGCGCAGCATGGCGCCGAGGTGTTGCTGGTCAACGGTCCGCACTTGCCGAACATTGCGCCGCTCGTGA
It encodes:
- a CDS encoding CoA transferase; its protein translation is MTPELALNHIWTTAGCDPTALRSVSLAGTDPGLPSVYRVGTLASATIAATGLAAAEYHRLRTGRRQRVTVEMRRALTSFRSERYLRIDEGPPPALRDPVMGFYATRDDRWIQLHTNFPHHLAGVLKVLGCANDRAAVAEAIRGWDGATLDQTLADAGLCAALIRSPDEWAALDQAKAVAGLPLFEIERIGDAPVEPPRRDGAERPLGGVRVLDLSRIIAGPVAGRALAQHGAEVLLVNGPHLPNIAPLVIDNGRGKRSAVVDLRDAAGQDTLRGLADGADVFLQAYRPGALSARGFGPEDLARVGPGIVYVSVCAYGHTGPWAGRRGFDSLVQSASGIAFTEREAAGWVEPKHLPCQALDHATGYLAAFGAMAALARRATEGGSWHVRVSLAQTGRWLQSFGLLADGWKAPDVSIDDVRDCLATVESGFGRVLGVLPAERLDETPAYFELPPARIGTHEAKWV